Proteins encoded within one genomic window of Sphingomonas sp. KRR8:
- the yghU gene encoding glutathione-dependent disulfide-bond oxidoreductase: MADTDYTPPKVWTWEGENGGQFASINRPVAGPTRDTILPVGEHPLQLYSLGTPNGQKVTIMLEELLAAGHKQAEYDAWLINIMEGDQFGSGFVDINPNSKIPALVDRSGGEPVPVFESGAILMYLAEKFGAFLPASGAARARTLSWLMWQMGSAPFLGGGFGHFFSYAPTKIEYAINRYAMEAKRQLDVLNRRLAESEYVAGPEISIADFAIWPWYGGMALGRTYEGAAEFLATHEYEHLMRWARQLDAREGVSRGRIVNVTRGDHQLRERHSAADIDAVLNA; encoded by the coding sequence TTGGCCGATACCGACTATACGCCCCCGAAGGTCTGGACGTGGGAGGGGGAGAATGGCGGGCAGTTCGCCAGCATCAACCGGCCCGTTGCTGGTCCGACCCGTGACACGATCCTGCCGGTGGGAGAGCATCCCCTACAGCTTTACTCGCTCGGCACGCCCAACGGCCAGAAGGTCACGATCATGCTGGAGGAGCTGCTCGCCGCCGGGCACAAGCAAGCGGAATATGACGCCTGGCTGATCAACATCATGGAAGGCGATCAGTTCGGAAGCGGTTTCGTCGACATCAATCCCAACAGCAAGATCCCGGCGTTGGTCGACCGCTCTGGGGGCGAGCCCGTGCCGGTGTTCGAGAGTGGGGCGATCCTGATGTACCTGGCCGAGAAGTTCGGCGCCTTCCTTCCAGCCTCAGGGGCGGCACGCGCGCGGACGCTGAGCTGGCTGATGTGGCAGATGGGCTCCGCGCCGTTCCTCGGTGGCGGCTTCGGCCACTTCTTCAGCTATGCGCCGACCAAGATCGAATATGCGATCAACCGCTACGCCATGGAGGCCAAGCGGCAGCTGGACGTGCTCAACCGTCGACTGGCGGAAAGCGAATATGTTGCGGGGCCGGAAATCAGCATCGCCGATTTCGCCATCTGGCCCTGGTATGGCGGAATGGCGCTTGGCCGCACGTACGAGGGTGCGGCGGAGTTCCTGGCGACGCACGAATATGAACATCTCATGCGCTGGGCGAGGCAGCTCGACGCTCGGGAGGGCGTAAGCCGGGGTCGGATCGTCAACGTGACAAGGGGCGACCACCAGCTGCGTGAGCGGCACTCGGCGGCGGATATCGACGCGGTGCTGAACGCCTAG
- a CDS encoding class I SAM-dependent methyltransferase yields the protein MSDTVNFGDQLVTPEEKTRRVGHVFSSVARRYDVMNDLMSAGTHRLWKDRFVNRVKPQAGEQILDMAGGTGDIAFRMAKRGALVTVSDINADMLGVGMERAEQRRIEGLSWSQQNAETLTFADRSFDAYTIAFGIRNVTDIPKALREAHRVLKFGGRLFVLEFSTSEWPGFGQAYELWAEKMIPRIGKAVADDEESYRYLVESIRRFPKPDAFRAMITQAGLQQAKVETLMGGLVCIWSGWKV from the coding sequence ATGTCCGACACCGTCAACTTCGGCGACCAGCTCGTCACCCCGGAAGAGAAGACCCGCCGCGTGGGCCACGTCTTCTCCTCGGTCGCCCGCCGCTACGACGTCATGAACGATCTGATGAGCGCTGGCACGCACCGCCTCTGGAAGGACCGCTTCGTCAATCGTGTGAAGCCGCAGGCAGGCGAGCAGATTCTCGACATGGCGGGCGGAACGGGCGACATCGCCTTTCGAATGGCCAAGCGCGGCGCGCTGGTGACGGTCTCCGACATCAACGCGGACATGCTTGGCGTCGGCATGGAGCGAGCGGAGCAGCGGCGTATCGAGGGCCTGTCCTGGTCGCAGCAGAATGCCGAAACGCTGACGTTCGCCGACCGCAGCTTCGATGCCTACACCATCGCCTTCGGCATCCGGAATGTGACGGACATCCCCAAGGCACTGCGCGAAGCCCACCGCGTCCTGAAGTTCGGGGGACGCCTGTTCGTCCTGGAATTCTCGACCAGCGAGTGGCCGGGCTTCGGCCAGGCCTATGAGCTGTGGGCCGAGAAGATGATACCGCGCATTGGCAAGGCGGTGGCGGACGACGAGGAAAGCTATCGCTACCTCGTCGAAAGCATCCGCCGTTTTCCGAAGCCGGACGCCTTCCGGGCGATGATCACGCAAGCCGGCCTCCAGCAGGCGAAGGTCGAGACGCTGATGGGCGGACTGGTCTGCATCTGGTCGGGCTGGAAGGTGTGA
- the ubiB gene encoding 2-polyprenylphenol 6-hydroxylase, translating to MTSAVTHLSRLLRWGRTLARYGALQGIERDPLTPPGVRRLLRVARFGLRQPAEPDYASALQAIGPAAIKLGQALATRPDLVGEAAAHNLLRLQDSLPPAPFPLIRKAIEQALEAPIETLFAEIEEVPVGAASIAQVHRAVTIEGWQVAVKVLRPGIEEEFARALETYEWAAAHVERLGGEAERLRPQMVIAHFRQWTRRELDLNREAASASELKQNMVAEPGFYVPDIDWKRTARRVMTLEWLDGIKLSKRDDLIAAGHDLNQLASTLVRAFLRQAVIDGFFHADLHQGNLFALPDGRIGAIDFGIMGRIDRRARLWLAEILYGLITGNYQRVAEIHFEAQYVPAHHNLAEFTTALRAVGEPIRGLPVKDISVGRMLEGLFTITRDFDMPTQPHLLLLQKTMVMEEGVATYLDPDINMWETAEPFLRDWIRGELGPESYYADRLIETVRALKKLPSLIDRIDHYFPAPGGAPPDLPTAQVEVKELPKPQWRDFAIALVAAVAGAAAVLLLR from the coding sequence GTGACCAGCGCCGTTACGCACCTTTCCCGGCTGCTTCGCTGGGGCCGGACGCTTGCGCGCTACGGCGCCCTCCAGGGTATCGAGCGCGATCCGCTCACCCCGCCCGGCGTTCGCCGCCTGCTGCGGGTCGCTCGGTTTGGCCTCCGCCAGCCCGCCGAGCCCGACTACGCTTCCGCGCTGCAAGCGATCGGCCCCGCAGCCATCAAGCTTGGTCAGGCGCTGGCAACGCGACCCGACCTTGTCGGCGAAGCGGCCGCTCACAATCTCCTGCGACTGCAGGATTCCCTGCCGCCTGCGCCATTTCCGCTGATTCGCAAAGCTATCGAGCAGGCGCTCGAAGCGCCGATCGAAACCCTGTTCGCCGAGATCGAAGAGGTGCCGGTGGGCGCCGCCTCCATTGCCCAGGTGCACCGGGCGGTCACCATTGAAGGGTGGCAAGTCGCGGTGAAGGTGCTTCGCCCCGGCATCGAAGAGGAGTTCGCCCGCGCCCTCGAGACCTATGAATGGGCTGCGGCCCATGTCGAGCGCCTGGGCGGCGAGGCCGAGCGGCTGCGTCCGCAGATGGTCATCGCCCATTTCCGCCAGTGGACCCGGCGCGAACTCGACCTGAATCGAGAGGCGGCTTCGGCTTCCGAGCTCAAGCAGAACATGGTTGCCGAGCCGGGTTTCTACGTCCCGGATATCGACTGGAAGCGCACCGCCCGAAGGGTGATGACGCTGGAATGGTTGGACGGTATCAAGCTGAGCAAGCGCGATGATCTGATCGCCGCCGGCCACGATCTCAACCAGCTCGCCTCCACCCTCGTCCGCGCCTTCCTGCGTCAAGCGGTGATCGATGGCTTCTTTCACGCCGACCTGCACCAGGGAAATCTGTTCGCCCTTCCGGATGGCCGCATCGGCGCCATCGACTTTGGCATCATGGGCCGGATCGACCGTCGCGCCCGGCTGTGGCTGGCCGAGATCCTCTATGGGCTCATCACCGGCAATTATCAGCGCGTGGCGGAAATCCACTTCGAAGCGCAATATGTCCCCGCCCACCACAATCTCGCGGAGTTCACGACCGCGCTGCGGGCGGTTGGTGAGCCGATCCGCGGCCTTCCGGTAAAGGACATCAGCGTCGGCCGGATGCTCGAAGGCCTGTTCACCATCACCCGCGACTTCGACATGCCGACCCAGCCGCACCTCCTGCTGCTGCAGAAGACGATGGTCATGGAGGAAGGCGTCGCCACCTACCTCGATCCCGACATCAACATGTGGGAAACAGCCGAGCCGTTCCTGCGCGACTGGATCCGCGGAGAGCTTGGCCCGGAGAGCTACTATGCCGACCGGCTGATCGAAACGGTCAGGGCACTGAAGAAGCTGCCGTCACTGATCGACCGCATCGACCATTACTTCCCGGCTCCGGGCGGCGCTCCGCCGGACCTTCCGACCGCTCAGGTCGAGGTCAAGGAATTGCCCAAGCCGCAGTGGCGTGACTTCGCCATCGCTCTGGTTGCGGCCGTGGCAGGGGCGGCGGCGGTATTGCTCCTCCGCTAA